The proteins below come from a single Halictus rubicundus isolate RS-2024b chromosome 13, iyHalRubi1_principal, whole genome shotgun sequence genomic window:
- the Jhamt gene encoding juvenile hormone acid methyltransferase produces MYMVEEYVNASKFQYRDALEVIEEFEKEISEMRGKCVDIGCGPGNVTKTLLLPKLAPEAELVGADISKNMVDYAREKCAGEKRLSFICLDIETENLPKELVHHFDSVFSFFCLHWCQSPRKAFNNICKMMRPGGTALTMFLAHHNGFDAYKHLYDNPLYRPYMQDMEHYVPCYHECNDQRSALRKILEETGFEVLHCSKRQRNYIHQNRQALKNHITAVNPFVTRLPENLRDEFIELTTQEVIKQKIIFKDQNDCPSKEEKILDMYETFIAYVRKPLDS; encoded by the exons ATGTATATGGTCGAGGAATACGTGAACGCCAGCAAGTTCCAGTACAGGGACGCGCTCGAAGTGATCGAGGAATTTGAGAAAGAGATTTCGGAGATGCGGGGCAAGTGTGTAGACATCGGTTGTGGGCCTGGGAACGTCACCAAGACGCTGCTTCTGCCGAAGCTCGCGCCGGAAGCTGAACTAGTTG GAGCTGATATATCGAAAAATATGGTCGATTATGCGAGAGAAAAGTGCGCCGGCGAGAAGAGGCTGTCGTTCATCTGTTTGGACATTGAGACGGAGAATCTGCCTAAAGAGTTGGTGCACCATTTCGATAGTGTGTTTTCTTTCTTCTGTCTTCACTGGTGTCAAAGTCCACG GAAGGCTTTCAATAATATCTGCAAGATGATGCGACCTGGAGGCACTGCTTTGACCATGTTCCTGGCTCACCACAACGGCTTCGATGCCTACAAGCACCTCTACGATAATCCGCTGTACCGACCATACATGCAG GATATGGAGCATTACGTGCCCTGCTACCATGAATGCAACGATCAAAGGTCCGCCTTAAGGAAGATTCTGGAGGAAACGGGATTCGAAGTTCTGCACTGCAGCAAAAGACAGAGGAACTACATTCACCAGAACAGACAGGCTCTAAAGA ATCACATAACAGCGGTCAACCCATTCGTCACTCGTCTTCCAGAGAATCTTCGAGACGAGTTTATAGAATTGACAACTCAGGAAGTCATCAAACAAAAGATTATCTTCAAAGACCAGAATGACTGTCCTAGTAAGGAGGAAAAAATCTTGGATATGTATGAGACTTTTATCGCTTATGTCAGGAAACCTTTAGACTCGTGA